The Halodesulfovibrio sp. MK-HDV DNA segment CGAAATGCTCCAGTTAATGGCACAGCGTCCTGACATGGTTTTATTTGATGAACCAGAATCCGGCGTTGACCTTGAGAACATGGCTCTCATCGGCAAAACTGCACGTAACTTGCTCGATGGCCTTGCAGAAGGCTGCACCATGAAAAAGGCAATTAAGCGTTCAAACACTTCCGGTCTTATTATTACCCACACCGGCCACATTCTCGAATACGTGAATGCAGACCGCGGTCAGGTAATGTACAACGGTAAGCTCTGTTGTGAAGCGAACCCACGCGACATTCTCGATCATATTTCCAATCACGGTTACCAGGAATGTCTGCGCTGTCTTTCCGCTGAAACCGGCGAGATCCTCGACCTCTCCAGCTTTAACGAGGCTTCATAGACATGAAAAAAATCGATCTTTCCCAGTACAGCACTGAAGGTGCTACTGAAGCAGCTATCGAAGATTTCTCCGGCTTTTCTGCTGAAGACAAAGAACGTCTGCTTTTTGCAGGTATTGATGTAAACAACCCAAGTGAGTCCGGCGCGTTCATGCATTTGAACCACTCCGGTGTTCACTGCAAGACCAACCGCGAAGGTCTTGAAGTTATGGACATCAAAGCTGCCCTTGAAGAGTTTGACGGTCTTCCGGAATACTACTGGCAGCTTGTTGATAAAGACAAAGATGAATTCACCAGAGCAACATATGACAACCTGCATGGCGGGTACTTCATTCGTGCTAAAGCTGGTGCAAAGATTACTGAACCTGTTCAGTCATGTCTCTTCATCGACAAAGCCGGCATCTCCCAGAACGTTCACAACATCGTTGTTGTTGAAGAAGGCGCAGAGCTCCATATTATCTCCGGTTGTGCAACTGCACACGGTGCTAAAGAATCTGCCCACCTCGGCATCTCCGAATTCTACGTTCATAAGGGTGGCAAGCTTACCTTCACCATGATTCACAACTGGAGTGTCGATACAGCAGTACGACCACGCTCCGCAGGTGTTCTGGAAGAAGACGCTGTTTTCCTTAGCAACTACGTTCTGCTCAAGCCTGTTAAAGACTTGCAGATGTACCCGAAAATCACCCTTAAAGGTGCAAACTCTGTGGCACGATTCAACTCTGTAATCGTTG contains these protein-coding regions:
- a CDS encoding SufD family Fe-S cluster assembly protein; its protein translation is MKKIDLSQYSTEGATEAAIEDFSGFSAEDKERLLFAGIDVNNPSESGAFMHLNHSGVHCKTNREGLEVMDIKAALEEFDGLPEYYWQLVDKDKDEFTRATYDNLHGGYFIRAKAGAKITEPVQSCLFIDKAGISQNVHNIVVVEEGAELHIISGCATAHGAKESAHLGISEFYVHKGGKLTFTMIHNWSVDTAVRPRSAGVLEEDAVFLSNYVLLKPVKDLQMYPKITLKGANSVARFNSVIVAPEGSYIDCGNRIEMQAPNTRAEIIARTLTTGGTIINRGYIGADAVPARGHLECKGLILGGGRIHAIPELDSDQDGVELSHEAAVGKIAQEEIEYLMARGLDEDEATSTIVRGFLNVEMDGLPKELQNAIEQQIDELDAGDAM